DNA sequence from the Acetoanaerobium noterae genome:
TCTATTCTTTGCACATGAGATGCTTTTACTATTTGGCTTATGGAGTCTACAGTTCTATCTGTATTTGAAAGATTTCCATATTGAGCTACAGCCTTTTCAGAATCAATGAGAAGCTGAGGCTTTACTATATGCCATGCATGGTCTCTTAGAGAAGAAGCAGTCATAGTCTCAGGATTTCCTGAGATGGTTTTTTCGCTTATATTTTTGTATGAGCTAGCTTCCTTATATATAGAAGAAATATAATCAACCCCAGCTAGAACTAAGGTTTTATTTTTGCTATTTAAAAATGTTGATATATATTTTTCTACTATCTGGCAATATCTAAGAACAAATTCCTTTTCTGTTTCATCTCCTATATTTTCGCCATGAGTAGCAGCGCCTAGACTTCCACCACTTACCTTTGCAGGTCTTCTGCCTAGATGAGATTCATCTATATCATACTGAAGAGCCTCATCCATATTTTTTGGCATATCAGGGATGTCTATAGGATTTATTTCAAATCTATTTGCACTGTAAAGCGCAAGGGTATTTTTGCTGATAGCTAGTATATAGTAGTCTATATTTTCTGTAAGAACTGGAAGCAGTGGCTTGATATGGAAGATATTATCAGCAATAACTGTTTCTTCAAATGCATGAGGAAGTCTGTAGGTTTTTAGCTCGTGCTTGTTTATAAATACAGCTAGGCCTTCTTTTTGCGCATTCAAGAAACTTAAATCTTCTCCCATCAGGGTGAAGGCTTTTAAATTCTCCTCTATATCTCTTGCATCGTAATCTTTTTCTTTAATTGCATCCCTAGCTTTTGAAATCGAATTCTTAATTAGGATTCTATTGGTATCCTTGTCTCCAGGTATGGTAGGTAAGTAAATTGTTATACTAGGGTGCTCGGCATTTTCAAGTAGATAACGCAGGTCTTGAATTTTCATTACTTCCATAAATGTTACCTCCTGTAGCTTAATTATGAGATAATTTAGAAAAATATCCCATATACTTTACATACCCTCTGTTTATAGTTATAAACCTATTTGAAAAGGGGTAAATATATTAAAATATATAATTTTATATTGACGGCTTAAAGCACAAAGTATAATATGACTATATAGTCACATATACTAGTGGAGAGTAAAATTAAATAATATTACTATGTATATATTGTTTTAAGCTTATTTAAATAGCATATATATTGATAAGGATTAATTTGAAATGGGGTGAGGCTATGAATACGCTTATCAAGGGTGTAAATGTCTCTAAGATTTATAAAATGGGAGAAGTGGATATAAGGGCGCTGTCAGAAATTGATTTTGAAATTTATGACTGTGAATTTCTCGTTCTGCTTGGACCCTCTGGTTCGGGAAAAAGTACATTACTGAATATCGTAGGAGGAATGGACTCTCTTACTTCAGGAGAGCTGTATTACAAAGGAAAGCCTATTCACAACGGAGGCAAGAAGCTTCTTACTGAGTATAGAAGAGATGCAGTTGGATTTGTATTTCAGTTCTATAACCTCATGCCAAACTTAACTGCGCTTGAGAATGTAGATCTTGCAAGAGAGATTTCCTCAAGTCCACTAGATGCAAAGGATATGCTTGAAAAAGTAGGGTTACTGGATAGAAAAGACCATTTTCCATCTCAGTTATCAGGCGGGCAGCAGCAAAGAGTTGCTATAGCGAGGGCTCTAGCAAAGAATCCTGAAATCTTGCTTTGTGATGAGCCTACAGGAGCTCTTGATTCAG
Encoded proteins:
- a CDS encoding baeRF7 domain-containing protein, with amino-acid sequence MEVMKIQDLRYLLENAEHPSITIYLPTIPGDKDTNRILIKNSISKARDAIKEKDYDARDIEENLKAFTLMGEDLSFLNAQKEGLAVFINKHELKTYRLPHAFEETVIADNIFHIKPLLPVLTENIDYYILAISKNTLALYSANRFEINPIDIPDMPKNMDEALQYDIDESHLGRRPAKVSGGSLGAATHGENIGDETEKEFVLRYCQIVEKYISTFLNSKNKTLVLAGVDYISSIYKEASSYKNISEKTISGNPETMTASSLRDHAWHIVKPQLLIDSEKAVAQYGNLSNTDRTVDSISQIVKASHVQRIDTLFLSKSAEPIPGVYDKENDRVNTDYADPHEVQDLIGISVRQTLLAGGKIYYLDHAHMPEHKPIAAILRY
- a CDS encoding ABC transporter ATP-binding protein — protein: MNTLIKGVNVSKIYKMGEVDIRALSEIDFEIYDCEFLVLLGPSGSGKSTLLNIVGGMDSLTSGELYYKGKPIHNGGKKLLTEYRRDAVGFVFQFYNLMPNLTALENVDLAREISSSPLDAKDMLEKVGLLDRKDHFPSQLSGGQQQRVAIARALAKNPEILLCDEPTGALDSVSSREVIRILKEFSRSFEKTVIVITHNASIAQTADRVMYIKDGKIEKVEVNENPIPVEEIVL